A single Pantoea rwandensis DNA region contains:
- a CDS encoding mandelate racemase family protein: MKISAIDVTLFTYPTRRVSDSAGHSHPGAETDAQMALLTLTSEDGDCGYAFAPAEVIRPHVVNAFFRKVLIGQNAFDRERLWQDLVHWQRGSAHQLTERALSAVEQALWDLIGRKLKQPVHKLLGGYREKIPAYGSTMCGDELEGGLSTPDEYAQFAEKLVARGYQAIKLHTWMPPVSFAPSTAMDIKACAAVREAVGPDIALMLDGYHWYSRSEALTIGKALEKLNFAWFEEPMEEESMASYAWLAENLSIDVLGPESLGGKHHSRADWVRAGACDILRAGANGVGGISATLKVASLAEAFGMDCEVHGNGAASIAVVGAIRNCRWYERGLLHPFLDYEQPPTYLNSLVDPMDDQGFVHLPTRPGLGEDINFSWIETHTVNRW; the protein is encoded by the coding sequence GTGAAGATCAGCGCCATTGATGTCACTCTTTTTACCTACCCAACGCGCCGTGTTTCCGACAGCGCCGGGCACTCCCATCCCGGTGCAGAAACCGATGCACAAATGGCGCTGCTCACCCTGACCAGCGAAGACGGCGATTGTGGTTACGCCTTTGCGCCAGCAGAAGTCATACGGCCGCATGTGGTCAACGCCTTCTTCCGTAAGGTGCTGATTGGGCAAAACGCCTTTGATCGTGAACGTCTTTGGCAGGATCTGGTGCACTGGCAGCGCGGCAGCGCACATCAGCTCACCGAACGAGCGCTCTCCGCCGTGGAACAAGCCCTGTGGGATTTGATTGGCCGCAAACTTAAACAGCCGGTGCATAAGCTGCTGGGCGGCTATCGCGAGAAAATTCCCGCTTACGGCAGCACCATGTGTGGCGATGAGCTTGAAGGTGGCCTCTCAACGCCGGACGAGTACGCCCAGTTTGCCGAGAAGTTGGTAGCTCGCGGTTATCAAGCCATCAAACTGCATACCTGGATGCCGCCGGTTTCGTTTGCCCCCAGCACCGCGATGGATATCAAAGCCTGTGCCGCGGTACGCGAAGCGGTAGGTCCGGATATCGCCCTGATGCTGGACGGCTACCACTGGTACAGTCGCAGCGAGGCCCTCACCATCGGTAAAGCACTGGAGAAGCTCAATTTCGCCTGGTTTGAAGAGCCGATGGAAGAGGAAAGCATGGCCTCCTATGCCTGGCTGGCGGAAAACCTCAGCATTGACGTCCTTGGGCCGGAGAGTCTCGGCGGCAAACACCACAGCCGTGCCGATTGGGTGCGTGCAGGAGCCTGTGACATCCTGCGGGCCGGGGCCAACGGTGTCGGTGGCATCTCTGCCACCCTGAAAGTGGCCAGCCTGGCCGAAGCCTTCGGTATGGATTGTGAAGTCCATGGCAACGGTGCGGCCAGCATCGCGGTGGTGGGTGCGATTCGTAACTGCCGCTGGTATGAGCGCGGACTGCTGCACCCTTTCCTCGATTACGAACAACCGCCCACCTATCTCAACAGCCTGGTCGATCCGATGGATGACCAGGGCTTTGTGCATCTACCCACGCGGCCTGGACTCGGGGAGGACATCAATTTCAGCTGGATTGAAACGCATACGGTGAATCGCTGGTAA
- a CDS encoding ABC transporter substrate-binding protein, whose translation MKKWLLALGLLAVADSASAKIITDIAGRQVEVKEESKRIILGEGRQMYLLAAFDTAAPFHRVVGWRDDFHKADYDGYMAYEKKYPEIKKLPTFGGAKDGTFNVEQALTLKPDLVLMNLESKAATDEGKLIEKLQAVGVPVVFIDFREKPMEHAEKSIRIMGELVNNPQRAEEIVAFRRTQIEKVTDRLKNFAGPRPKVMIDRAGGYTDECCMSFGNENFGQMVELSGGSNIAKDLIPGTFGTLNPEQIIASRPDVVVVTGANWKNYNTVGKWVGVGPGADTQEATARLKLLMMRDAFKTLPVAHNGNAHAIWHQFYDSPYQFVAIQALAKWLHPDLFKDLDPDATFREFHEKFLPLPYQPGYWVTLPAEKS comes from the coding sequence ATGAAAAAATGGCTGTTAGCGCTGGGGTTACTGGCTGTGGCGGATTCCGCTTCGGCAAAAATCATCACTGACATTGCAGGACGTCAGGTTGAAGTTAAAGAGGAATCGAAACGCATTATTTTGGGCGAAGGGCGCCAGATGTATCTGTTGGCGGCTTTCGATACTGCTGCACCGTTCCATCGCGTGGTGGGCTGGCGTGATGACTTCCATAAGGCCGACTATGACGGTTATATGGCCTATGAGAAAAAGTATCCGGAAATTAAAAAGCTGCCGACCTTCGGTGGCGCAAAAGACGGCACCTTTAACGTTGAGCAAGCCCTGACGTTAAAACCGGATCTGGTGCTGATGAATCTGGAATCCAAAGCGGCGACGGATGAAGGCAAGTTGATTGAGAAGTTGCAGGCGGTTGGCGTACCGGTGGTGTTTATCGACTTCCGTGAGAAACCGATGGAGCACGCCGAGAAGAGCATCCGCATCATGGGCGAACTGGTCAATAACCCGCAGCGTGCTGAAGAGATCGTGGCTTTCCGCCGTACGCAGATCGAAAAGGTGACCGATCGCCTGAAAAACTTCGCGGGTCCGCGTCCGAAAGTGATGATCGACCGTGCGGGCGGGTATACCGACGAATGCTGCATGTCGTTTGGAAACGAGAACTTTGGTCAGATGGTGGAACTCTCTGGCGGCAGCAATATCGCTAAAGATCTGATTCCAGGTACGTTCGGTACTCTCAACCCAGAGCAAATCATTGCCAGCCGCCCGGATGTAGTGGTGGTGACGGGCGCAAACTGGAAGAACTACAACACCGTGGGTAAATGGGTGGGCGTGGGTCCTGGCGCTGATACACAAGAAGCCACGGCACGTCTGAAGTTGCTGATGATGCGCGATGCGTTTAAAACTTTGCCAGTAGCGCATAACGGTAATGCGCACGCCATCTGGCATCAGTTCTACGACAGCCCGTATCAGTTTGTCGCGATTCAGGCCTTAGCGAAATGGCTGCATCCGGATTTGTTCAAGGATCTCGATCCTGACGCGACATTCCGTGAGTTCCATGAGAAGTTTTTGCCTCTGCCATATCAGCCAGGTTACTGGGTGACACTGCCGGCTGAGAAATCATAA
- a CDS encoding PQQ-dependent sugar dehydrogenase, with amino-acid sequence MKKILGAVTLTMVLSACDDGALIDPQKQIGPNPELPQAQNFFMPPMQVPEAIPWKAGEMPKVAQGLKIEKIADNLQHPRQVLVLPNNDVLVAESNGTPKPTTAPKDLITGMVKNASGKGGAGGNRITLLRNVNGKWEQHRFIDNLTAPFGMQLVGNTLYVANADSLVKFPYESGQTEIRTPPVVVTELPGGPINHHWTKSLVASPDGTKLYVGVGSNSNITENGIGAEYRRAAVLEVDAASGASRIYASGLRNPTGLQWEPQSGKLWAIVNERDEIGSDLVPDYMTSVQEKGFYGWPYSYYGQHIDVRAQPQRPDLVEKAIKPDYALSSHVAPLGLLFYGADNMPQYRGGAFISEHGSWNRTPLNGYQVVWVKFENGKPVGQPQPVVTGFLTDDQKQVRGLPVGLASDQRGGVLIADDAGNAIWRVSSAN; translated from the coding sequence ATGAAGAAGATTCTTGGTGCAGTGACCCTGACAATGGTTCTGAGTGCTTGTGACGATGGTGCGTTGATCGATCCGCAAAAGCAAATTGGTCCCAATCCTGAGTTGCCGCAAGCACAAAACTTCTTTATGCCGCCGATGCAGGTGCCAGAAGCCATACCGTGGAAAGCGGGTGAAATGCCGAAGGTCGCGCAGGGGCTGAAAATTGAAAAGATCGCCGACAATTTGCAGCATCCCCGCCAGGTGCTGGTCCTTCCTAATAATGATGTGCTGGTCGCCGAATCCAACGGTACGCCGAAGCCGACCACGGCACCTAAAGATCTCATCACCGGTATGGTGAAAAATGCCTCAGGTAAAGGCGGGGCTGGCGGAAACCGAATTACGCTTCTACGTAACGTGAACGGCAAATGGGAGCAACATCGTTTTATCGACAACCTCACCGCGCCGTTTGGCATGCAACTGGTGGGCAACACGCTGTATGTTGCCAATGCCGATAGTCTGGTGAAGTTCCCGTATGAGAGCGGCCAAACCGAGATTCGCACACCGCCCGTGGTGGTAACCGAGTTGCCCGGTGGGCCGATTAACCACCACTGGACTAAATCACTGGTCGCCAGTCCGGACGGGACTAAGCTTTATGTCGGCGTTGGTTCCAACAGTAACATTACGGAAAACGGCATTGGTGCAGAGTACCGCCGTGCTGCGGTATTAGAGGTCGATGCAGCCAGCGGAGCCAGTCGCATTTATGCCAGCGGTCTGCGCAATCCAACAGGTCTGCAATGGGAACCGCAAAGCGGCAAGCTATGGGCGATTGTCAACGAGCGAGACGAAATCGGCTCAGACCTGGTGCCAGATTACATGACATCAGTGCAGGAGAAAGGCTTTTACGGCTGGCCTTACAGCTATTATGGCCAACATATCGATGTGCGAGCGCAGCCACAGCGTCCCGATTTAGTCGAGAAGGCCATCAAGCCGGATTACGCGCTCAGCTCGCATGTGGCACCGCTTGGCTTGCTGTTCTATGGCGCAGATAACATGCCGCAGTATCGCGGAGGGGCATTTATCAGTGAGCACGGCAGTTGGAATCGTACGCCGTTGAATGGGTACCAGGTGGTGTGGGTGAAATTCGAAAACGGAAAACCGGTTGGACAGCCGCAGCCAGTCGTCACGGGATTCCTGACCGATGACCAAAAACAGGTACGAGGTTTGCCGGTCGGCCTGGCTTCAGACCAGCGGGGCGGTGTGCTGATCGCGGATGATGCCGGTAATGCTATCTGGCGTGTCAGTTCGGCAAACTGA
- the uxuR gene encoding Uxu operon transcriptional regulator gives MKTQASAQRPYQEVGEMLRNMITQKQYAVGERLPPERELAALLDVTRTLVREALIMLELEGLIEVRRGAGIYVVNDSPTPRAAAQAACNDAGPFEMLQARQLLESNIAEFAALQATREDIIKMRQALELEEKELASGAVNESENGDRNFHLAIAEATHNSMLVELFKQSWQWREDNVMWSQLHRHLVNTHYRKQWLDDHKKILATLIKKDARAAKQAMWQHLENVKQRLLEFSDVDDIYFDGYLFESWPLDSANG, from the coding sequence ATGAAAACACAAGCATCAGCACAGCGCCCTTATCAGGAAGTGGGGGAAATGTTGCGTAACATGATTACGCAAAAGCAGTATGCCGTGGGCGAACGGTTGCCGCCTGAGCGTGAACTGGCTGCGCTGCTGGATGTCACGCGTACGCTGGTGCGTGAGGCTCTGATTATGCTGGAACTGGAAGGCTTGATTGAGGTGCGCCGGGGTGCAGGCATTTATGTTGTAAATGACAGTCCTACACCGCGAGCAGCAGCGCAGGCGGCCTGCAATGATGCCGGTCCGTTTGAGATGCTGCAGGCACGTCAGCTTCTGGAGAGCAATATTGCTGAGTTTGCCGCGCTGCAGGCAACCCGTGAAGACATCATTAAGATGCGACAGGCGCTGGAACTGGAAGAGAAAGAACTCGCTTCTGGCGCGGTCAACGAAAGCGAGAACGGCGATCGTAATTTCCACTTAGCGATTGCCGAAGCCACCCACAACAGCATGTTGGTCGAACTGTTTAAGCAGTCCTGGCAGTGGCGTGAAGACAATGTGATGTGGAGCCAGCTGCATCGTCATCTGGTCAACACTCATTACCGCAAACAGTGGCTGGACGACCACAAGAAGATCCTCGCCACGCTGATTAAGAAAGATGCACGCGCCGCCAAGCAGGCTATGTGGCAGCATCTGGAGAATGTAAAACAGCGCTTGCTGGAATTTTCAGACGTCGATGACATCTATTTTGATGGTTACCTGTTTGAATCCTGGCCGCTGGACAGCGCCAACGGCTAG
- a CDS encoding PLP-dependent aminotransferase family protein — MSSQKLSHNVKRIHSSAIRDLLKHSKMEGVISLGGGIPNPDLFDTEGLQIAMDRALSQDGHNAFQYGLSEGDPLLREAICRISADRGIDCTPDDVVVTSGSQQSLDILARALINPGDVVVVERPTYLAALQVFQLADAQFKSVGTDGEGMIVDELAELVKQTSIKAVYIVPTFGNPSGVTLSEARRQQLVALAKQYDFLIFEDDPYSEINFTDQTFRPLKSHAQAMGASENVIYTSTFSKILAPGARVGWITMPGWLKSSVVNLKQATDLHTSALSQSLTRHYLETGRLPEQIRLIRAAYKQKCDALCAVLETELGDKLHFYRPLGGMFLWATFKEAFNTTEWLKTTLSNGVVYVPGEFFYCDNPDTSTLRISYASVSETNLALAAQRLKASLPQ, encoded by the coding sequence ATGTCGTCGCAAAAGTTATCCCATAACGTTAAACGCATTCATTCATCAGCCATTCGCGATTTATTGAAACACAGCAAAATGGAAGGGGTGATTTCACTCGGTGGTGGTATCCCGAATCCCGATCTGTTTGATACCGAAGGCCTGCAGATCGCGATGGATCGTGCGTTATCACAGGATGGCCACAACGCGTTTCAGTATGGCTTGAGTGAAGGGGATCCGCTGTTACGTGAAGCGATCTGCCGCATTTCAGCCGATCGTGGTATTGATTGCACACCGGACGACGTTGTGGTCACTTCCGGGTCACAGCAATCACTGGATATCCTTGCGCGCGCGCTGATTAACCCAGGCGACGTGGTGGTGGTGGAGCGTCCGACTTATCTCGCCGCGTTACAGGTCTTCCAGTTAGCTGATGCGCAATTTAAGTCTGTGGGCACCGATGGCGAAGGCATGATCGTTGACGAGCTGGCAGAACTGGTCAAACAGACGTCAATCAAAGCCGTGTATATCGTTCCGACCTTTGGCAACCCAAGCGGTGTGACCTTATCAGAAGCGCGCCGTCAGCAGCTGGTTGCACTGGCGAAACAGTATGATTTCCTGATTTTTGAAGACGATCCCTACAGCGAGATTAACTTCACCGACCAGACATTCCGCCCATTGAAATCCCATGCGCAAGCCATGGGTGCCAGTGAGAATGTCATTTATACCTCGACCTTCTCCAAAATTCTGGCACCGGGTGCACGTGTTGGCTGGATTACCATGCCGGGTTGGTTGAAATCATCGGTGGTGAACCTGAAGCAGGCGACGGATCTGCACACCAGTGCCTTGTCACAATCCCTGACGCGTCATTATCTGGAAACCGGTCGCTTGCCGGAGCAGATTCGCTTAATTCGCGCGGCCTATAAGCAGAAGTGCGATGCACTGTGTGCAGTACTGGAGACGGAATTGGGGGATAAGCTGCACTTCTATCGCCCGCTGGGTGGCATGTTCCTGTGGGCAACGTTCAAAGAAGCCTTCAACACCACCGAATGGCTGAAAACCACGCTGAGCAATGGTGTAGTGTATGTTCCCGGTGAGTTTTTCTACTGTGATAATCCGGATACTTCTACGCTGCGTATTTCGTATGCCTCAGTATCGGAAACCAATTTAGCTCTCGCAGCACAGCGTTTAAAAGCTTCGTTACCGCAGTAA
- a CDS encoding DUF2231 domain-containing protein: MLYTSGRSAFAVGLYALLEPLPLGFFVAAWLFDIIYLQTFVIMWTKSASWLIAMGLVLAILPRLITLVYLFRGPYPSEKLHFWLSLLAILVAIANAFIHSRDAYAVVPLGVTLSTVVVALLLVANLQLALRGRSTSGGRE; encoded by the coding sequence ATGTTGTATACCTCGGGACGTTCAGCGTTTGCTGTAGGGCTTTACGCTCTGCTGGAGCCGCTGCCGCTGGGCTTTTTTGTCGCCGCCTGGCTGTTCGATATCATCTATCTGCAAACCTTCGTCATCATGTGGACCAAATCAGCCAGTTGGTTGATTGCGATGGGTCTGGTGCTGGCGATCCTGCCAAGATTAATCACTCTTGTTTACTTATTTCGCGGCCCTTATCCCAGTGAGAAGCTTCATTTCTGGCTGTCACTGCTGGCTATCCTCGTGGCTATCGCGAATGCCTTTATTCACAGTCGCGATGCTTACGCGGTGGTGCCACTTGGCGTCACACTCTCTACGGTGGTGGTGGCCTTACTGCTGGTCGCTAATCTGCAACTCGCGCTGCGCGGACGCAGCACGTCAGGAGGTCGCGAATGA
- the uxaC gene encoding glucuronate isomerase — MKHFMDDDFLLQSDVARRLYHDFAADMPIYDYHCHLNPQEIAEDRQFANLGQIWLEGDHYKWRALRAAGVDESLITGKSTSDYDKYLAWAHTVPKTLGNPLYHWTHLELRRPFGITKTLFGPDTAQRVWDECAEKLATPAFSARGIMRQMNVRMVGTTDDPVDSLQYHRQIAEDSSFDIDVAPSWRPDKVFKIELEGFVEYLGRLEASADVAITDFDALRTALLRRLDHFSAHGCRAADHGIEVLRFAPVPDDSVLNAILAKRRNGDTLSDLEIAQFSSAVLVWLGSEYARRDWVMQLHIGAIRNNSTRLFRLLGADSGFDSIGDNNIALPLSRLLNAMDVNDQLPKTILYCLNPRDNEVLATMAGNFQGAGIAGKVQFGSGWWFNDQRDGMLRQLEQLSQIGLLSQFVGMLTDSRSFLSYTRHEYFRRILCNLLGQWVQDGIVPHDEAVLGSMLQDICFNNAQRYFALNPR, encoded by the coding sequence ATGAAGCACTTTATGGATGACGATTTCCTGCTGCAAAGCGACGTTGCGCGTCGTTTGTACCATGACTTTGCCGCCGATATGCCGATCTACGATTATCACTGTCATCTCAACCCGCAGGAGATCGCCGAGGATCGTCAGTTCGCAAACCTCGGTCAGATTTGGCTGGAAGGTGACCATTACAAATGGCGCGCCTTGCGTGCTGCAGGCGTGGATGAATCGCTGATCACCGGTAAATCTACGAGCGATTACGATAAATATCTCGCGTGGGCCCACACCGTGCCCAAAACGCTGGGCAATCCGCTCTACCATTGGACGCATCTGGAGCTGCGTCGCCCATTCGGCATCACCAAGACGTTATTTGGGCCGGACACCGCACAACGCGTATGGGACGAATGCGCCGAGAAACTGGCAACCCCGGCATTTTCTGCACGCGGCATTATGCGTCAAATGAATGTACGTATGGTTGGCACCACCGATGATCCGGTTGATTCGCTGCAATATCATCGTCAGATTGCTGAAGACAGCAGCTTTGATATTGATGTCGCCCCAAGCTGGCGCCCGGATAAGGTGTTCAAGATTGAGCTTGAAGGCTTTGTTGAATACCTGGGACGGCTGGAGGCATCAGCGGATGTGGCGATCACCGACTTTGATGCGTTGCGCACCGCGCTGTTGCGCCGTTTAGATCACTTCTCTGCCCATGGCTGTCGTGCAGCGGATCACGGGATTGAAGTGCTGCGCTTTGCACCTGTTCCCGACGATAGCGTGTTGAACGCCATTCTGGCGAAACGTCGCAACGGCGACACGCTAAGCGATCTGGAAATCGCGCAGTTTAGCAGCGCGGTGCTGGTCTGGCTGGGTTCCGAGTATGCACGACGTGATTGGGTGATGCAGTTGCACATCGGTGCCATTCGCAATAACAGCACTCGCCTGTTCCGTTTGCTCGGTGCCGACAGCGGTTTTGACTCCATTGGCGATAACAATATTGCTTTGCCGCTCTCGCGCCTGCTGAATGCGATGGATGTTAATGATCAACTGCCAAAGACCATTCTGTACTGCCTCAATCCGCGTGACAACGAAGTGCTGGCGACAATGGCAGGTAACTTCCAGGGTGCGGGCATCGCCGGAAAAGTGCAGTTTGGTTCCGGCTGGTGGTTCAACGATCAGCGCGATGGCATGCTGCGCCAGTTGGAGCAACTGTCTCAAATCGGTTTGCTCAGCCAGTTTGTCGGGATGCTGACCGATTCACGCAGCTTCCTCTCTTACACACGTCACGAATACTTCCGCCGTATTCTGTGCAACCTGCTCGGTCAATGGGTGCAGGATGGCATTGTGCCGCACGATGAAGCCGTACTTGGCAGCATGCTGCAAGATATTTGCTTTAACAACGCACAGCGCTACTTTGCCCTCAATCCACGTTGA
- a CDS encoding ABC transporter permease: protein MTLTKRHWRRARSRVLQVAITLFGLLLLTFFIGRVMPLDPVLAIVGPDADHATYQQVYHQLGFDKPLWVQFWIYLQGLLHGNLGLALLTGQPVINDILRVFPATVELATLAILLGTGLGVPLGVWAAARRNSVVDYLVRIISLAGYSTPIFWVGMIGLLLFYAHLGWVGGAGRVDFSLDGIVPRRTGLLLIDALLAGNLTVFNNALNHLILPASLLGFHSLAYISRMTRSFMLAQLSQEFILTARVKGLTEWQVIWQHAFRNILVQLLTVVALAYGSLLEGAVLIETVFSWPGFGSYLTGSLMLGDMNAVMGCVLVVGLIFVLLNLLSDLLYQVFDPRTKV from the coding sequence ATGACCTTAACCAAACGTCACTGGCGGCGAGCGCGTAGCCGTGTATTGCAGGTCGCAATCACGCTGTTCGGCCTGTTGCTACTCACTTTCTTTATTGGCCGCGTGATGCCGCTGGATCCGGTGCTGGCGATTGTCGGACCGGATGCCGATCACGCCACCTATCAGCAGGTTTACCACCAGCTGGGTTTTGATAAACCGTTGTGGGTGCAGTTCTGGATTTATCTGCAAGGCTTGCTGCACGGCAATCTTGGGCTGGCGCTGCTCACCGGACAGCCGGTGATCAACGATATTCTGCGAGTGTTCCCAGCCACCGTTGAACTGGCCACACTCGCCATTCTGCTCGGCACCGGTCTGGGCGTGCCGCTGGGCGTGTGGGCTGCTGCACGGCGCAACAGCGTGGTGGATTATCTGGTGCGCATCATCAGTCTGGCCGGCTACTCCACGCCAATTTTCTGGGTCGGTATGATCGGTTTACTGCTGTTCTACGCGCATCTGGGTTGGGTCGGCGGTGCCGGTCGGGTTGATTTCAGTCTCGATGGCATTGTGCCGCGTCGCACTGGATTATTGCTGATCGATGCGCTGCTGGCAGGCAATCTCACGGTGTTTAACAATGCGCTCAATCATCTGATCCTGCCCGCTTCTTTGTTGGGCTTCCATTCACTGGCCTACATTAGCCGCATGACGCGCAGCTTTATGCTGGCGCAGCTGTCGCAGGAATTCATTTTGACCGCGCGGGTGAAAGGCCTGACGGAGTGGCAGGTGATTTGGCAACACGCCTTCCGCAATATTCTGGTGCAGCTGCTGACGGTGGTGGCGCTGGCGTATGGATCGTTGCTCGAAGGCGCGGTGCTGATTGAAACCGTGTTTTCCTGGCCCGGTTTTGGCTCTTATCTCACGGGCAGCCTGATGCTCGGCGATATGAATGCGGTGATGGGCTGCGTATTGGTGGTCGGCCTGATTTTCGTGCTGCTTAACCTGCTCTCTGACCTGCTTTATCAGGTATTCGATCCGAGGACCAAAGTATGA
- a CDS encoding ABC transporter substrate-binding protein — protein sequence MNISRYCRAWCATLLLLTGSPSLLAATPDDQLIVGMNMNNLLTLDPAAMTGNEVMGIVVNLYDGLVELDPRQLTHVRPALAERWEISADHRQLTFHLRDGVHFHSGHPLTSEDVIWSMRRVLHLNLAQASVWKSYGFSKDNVDQMITAPDAHTVVIQLPKPNDPQLVLYSLAALGSMVVLDSKTVQAHAVNNDWGNRWLTTHEAGSGPFSLDVWQAKDVLRMSRDANYWRGAARLTRVVFRHLQESQTLRLMMQKGDIDIASNMAIPDVQALRHDPDLTIDAVQKGTLYYLAMSMKDDHFANPQVREAVRYLVDYQGINKTLMAGYGTLHQRPIQSGMPETLPDPGYRLDVPRAKALLAAAGYPNGFDTTLRVLADQPFLNIAIAIQSTLMQAGIRAKIITGTGNQIYGAMRERQFNLLVGRGGSGVEPHPHSSLRSLVYNPNNADSARLTNFQGWRTGFYDAQLNKMIDQALLERDTQKQQQDYFAIQRRYDQLIPALMPISQMTDSVVVNNRVQDYVPHPSATTFLRDVWKTPDSLAGGAQ from the coding sequence ATGAATATTTCTCGTTATTGCAGAGCGTGGTGCGCCACGCTGCTGCTGCTCACGGGTAGCCCGTCGCTGCTGGCCGCCACGCCAGACGACCAGCTGATCGTGGGCATGAACATGAACAACCTATTGACGCTCGATCCCGCTGCCATGACCGGCAATGAAGTGATGGGCATTGTGGTCAATCTCTATGATGGGCTCGTCGAGTTGGACCCGCGCCAGCTCACCCACGTGCGCCCTGCTCTGGCGGAACGTTGGGAGATCAGCGCCGATCATCGCCAACTCACTTTCCATCTGCGAGATGGCGTGCATTTCCATTCCGGTCACCCGCTGACGAGCGAGGACGTGATTTGGTCAATGCGTCGGGTGCTGCATCTTAATCTGGCACAAGCTTCAGTGTGGAAATCGTACGGCTTTAGCAAAGACAATGTGGATCAGATGATCACTGCCCCCGATGCCCACACGGTGGTGATCCAGTTGCCTAAGCCTAACGATCCGCAGCTGGTGCTCTATTCCCTGGCCGCACTCGGCAGCATGGTGGTGCTGGACAGCAAAACGGTGCAGGCACATGCGGTCAATAATGACTGGGGCAACCGCTGGTTAACCACGCACGAAGCCGGTTCAGGCCCGTTTAGTCTTGATGTGTGGCAGGCCAAAGATGTATTACGCATGAGCAGGGATGCAAATTACTGGCGTGGCGCTGCCAGATTAACCCGCGTGGTGTTCCGCCATTTGCAGGAGTCACAAACCCTGCGTTTGATGATGCAAAAAGGGGATATCGACATTGCCAGCAATATGGCGATCCCGGATGTGCAGGCATTGCGTCACGATCCCGATCTGACCATTGATGCGGTGCAAAAAGGCACGCTCTATTACCTGGCAATGAGCATGAAGGATGACCACTTCGCCAACCCGCAAGTGCGCGAAGCCGTGCGCTACTTAGTCGATTATCAGGGCATCAATAAAACCCTGATGGCCGGTTATGGCACCTTGCATCAGCGTCCGATCCAGTCTGGTATGCCTGAAACACTGCCCGATCCCGGCTATCGACTCGATGTGCCACGCGCCAAAGCGTTGCTGGCGGCTGCGGGTTATCCCAACGGTTTCGACACCACCTTGCGCGTGTTAGCCGACCAACCCTTCCTGAACATCGCCATCGCCATTCAATCGACACTGATGCAGGCAGGCATTCGCGCCAAAATCATCACCGGCACCGGTAACCAGATTTATGGCGCAATGCGCGAACGCCAGTTCAATTTACTGGTCGGTCGTGGTGGCAGCGGTGTAGAACCGCACCCGCACTCTAGTCTGCGTTCGCTGGTGTACAACCCGAATAATGCTGACAGTGCCCGGCTGACGAATTTTCAAGGCTGGCGCACCGGTTTCTACGATGCCCAGCTCAACAAGATGATCGATCAGGCGCTACTGGAACGAGATACACAAAAGCAGCAGCAGGATTATTTTGCCATTCAACGACGTTATGACCAGTTGATTCCGGCTCTGATGCCGATTTCTCAAATGACCGATTCGGTGGTGGTGAACAATCGCGTGCAGGATTATGTGCCGCACCCTTCCGCCACCACCTTCCTGCGCGATGTGTGGAAAACGCCAGACAGCCTGGCTGGAGGTGCCCAATGA